A stretch of the Ischnura elegans chromosome 5, ioIscEleg1.1, whole genome shotgun sequence genome encodes the following:
- the LOC124158684 gene encoding uncharacterized protein LOC124158684 isoform X1: MEVVQGGGPLVCGPRATPSSTHPPLRLGHHHHHHRLEADGPASAALHVQTEEGGGGLDPSWWRISASGSWDGGERKMRYGKLIDDRPTGSIPGAVQRRKLELLETHAPGASMRVVHSQSHASWRQDGGDLSSGGLSSSTASRSLVSTSSSTRVTSYRQWSSNFSQTTSNVAASKQETTLPAVTEFGNLELALNPLDVSFLRTRGNVGRSGSIGSRRPPTRSRRLSSGAPSPDSQADSNPTSPEAKSPQSDIASDNNSSSPGDSPDDRRDNERRKSLDDSATSPVSESIRESVSRLMALGWHPPGAAMPPLPPLSPLRTNFSASTPLHRKRSVSSEELRSPDGGEGSDPEGDGLKWERGASVRRSLPSSEWRSAVGPAVDGGASRLLRLRDPLKSSSVPALGGPAATNRKGSLVTAESLREMKGRLKHRGSVELVPQDEGMTQSMSNGTESARKVELNSKEGPKVSLRAAKEDSIVRDDRRKSWSVGYRNVEKREVVNGDDNSGFASRRRSYVVEPTRKEELRSEEGPKVSLRAAKEDSVVQDDRRKSWSMGCRNVEKREVVNGEEDSGFANRRRSYAFEFSDDSKQSPSSPVKKDTDWLQLQNGEREEVGHRIMLKAITSDTSDFVQNRVNEMLKKWSALTGGSYEGDLNYRRASSSSPIMRRQEGRWSPAKNSSTTWLDHGDGSRSENGGDVERNGFSRPATTISGARTTLRLTHAKGHSSFEKETVSGTSRPLEKVLAIMDELPPSSSGHLVEDYSFPRGLSPVDWSDGDTSGILSIKEPLNKPELTTPATSAGISVTFSNSDGGDSHSSTSTRHHSVTHLESKEVDGTRTEGGLKVRTSKKVEFSKTEVHFAAESGRFHIVETAGKPPPSNNFRRRRRSPTGTLNVDSSAAGARAMLLGGPSALTNGMRFGDSPYEKRLLAGTDGAADSMPTSENEREFGVEVLEEKQLTTNGDNHYEYGFTSSRTFEDLETKEEETKSSLEKMQDVDMTSSTVNFRHMISEDTTEKPRGILRVNPATSSNPSSWKPLLKMDDESDDSSKPKFGGVRLRPVVSPELHSRINLSSLESSDSSRILSTEKSQSSPLSPGQMELQKLLKSLRPVSVTPYADNFQESNDELGTQVANGGGMEVRITSASQTAVANSVIIGGDTSTEVLTPLSVAQRVREVEERRQRELREKLTANQKARTPGQFSTRVTLGPGSSSVVSVEPQVLSNKSIPPTLNSSPPSPKLTAKISAQSKISRIQTSPGDTSGFASDNVQHNLFDTKASTENCSRSEHIEEAPRIACIALGPQTRTKGVRESKEAFTTKEDLSTGPTPSDAGHCNKIFSALCVSRDDEAIRTKNVKNEGVKLFTSTVEKTPEDPSHLRHREYKSASPSKQMTSSWPVGNSKITKEDTKSRSENLSSKDSFKSTRKVKEVNTTSESQKKSQYSIMRSPPPQTKIFSGLFGGSPAYEKSVKATEVAEGMDPGYSVKLNVIEKRSEEVGPHSKTSKSEQPQRRSSLEEKSKKVEVTRSTTVGGSQVPKSPRLTETSRLSQLRQSSTSTTTSARPASPRLSPVVGDSGGSPSTGRAVRKRVRRRASGGGTDAIEDKRRGRKASTGGEEVSEESAILAELTRAADEILHAVNGYSDDPTSDEDAAKASAAAARSKRRTARVQHSKKSSSSSSNAVTTTKEVAKSTSSAAQRSTLTRTRSGGKENAASPAKERSQVKEVASSHEVKGSGANVKGQSSTANAGSPSGSPQVSLSTRGTALSSSFSEKEKAGRSKLQQHQGSGSPRTRSAMTRVEPTNRVAEVKLIEKRPPLPPGGQRRGKDGLKESRTEVHTRTSHGKTKSAASSNLSNGESEVKKSETKRTINIARALEAVMPDPRNKTRKVEKKTDEHSKKETQVLRPASPQLSPRISLSLERKKVASSREGDKTSRRGIPT; the protein is encoded by the exons ATGGAGGTGGTGCAGGGCGGCGGGCCGCTGGTGTGCGGCCCTCGGGCGACTCCCTCCTCGACGCACCCGCCGCTGCGCCTGGgacaccatcaccaccaccatcgTCTGGAGGCCGATGGACCAGCGTCGGCTGCGCTGCACGTGCAGACGGAGGAGGGTGGCGGAGGGTTGGACCCCAGCTGGTGGCGGATATCGGCCTCGGGGTCCTGGGATGGTGGGGAGAGGAAGATGCGCTACGGAAAG CTGATCGACGACCGGCCGACCGGCTCCATTCCAGGGGCCGTGCAGCGTAGGAAGCTGGAGCTGCTGGAGACGCACGCTCCTGGAGCCTCCATGCGCGTCGTCCACTCGCAGAGCCACGCCTCCTGGAGGCAGGACGGCGGCGACCTCTCGTCGGGGGGCCTCTCCTCCAGTACAGCCTCCAGGAGCCTCGTGTCCACCTCCTCCAGCACACGG GTTACCAGTTACCGCCAATGGTCATCCAATTTTTCTCAAACGACAAGTAATGTAGCGGCTTCGAAGCAAGAAACGACGCTACCGGCTGTGACAGAATTTGGAAACTTGGAG CTCGCTCTCAACCCTCTCGACGTCAGCTTCCTGAGAACGAGAGGCAACGTGGGCCGCAGCGGCTCCATCGGCTCCCGTCGACCCCCGACGCGATCCCGGCGTCTCTCTAGCGGGGCACCCTCCCCAGACTCCCAGGCCGACAGCAACCCCACATCCCCAGAAGCCAAATCCCCGCAGTCGGACATCGCCAGCGACAACAATTCCTCCTCTCCCGGGGACTCCCCGGACGACCGCCGTGATAACGAAAGGAGGAAGTCCCTGGACGACTCCGCCACATCTCCCGTCTCCGAGAGCATCCGCGAGTCAGTGTCGAGGCTGATGGCCCTCGGCTGGCATCCACCAGGGGCCGCAATGCCCCCGCTCCCGCCCCTCAGCCCGCTGCGGACCAACTTCTCCGCTTCCACGCCGCTCCACCGCAAGAGGAGCGTGTCCAGCGAGGAGCTCCGAAGCCCGGACGGCGGGGAAGGCTCCGACCCCGAAGGCGACGGGCTCAAGTGGGAGAGGGGGGCTTCGGTGAGGAGGTCGCTGCCCTCCTCGGAGTGGAGGTCGGCGGTCGGGCCCGCGGTGGATGGTGGAGCATCCAGGCTGTTGAGACTCAGGGACCCACTCAAGAGCTCCTCGGTCCCGGCGCTCGGCGGGCCGGCCGCGACGAATAGGAAGGGGTCCCTGGTGACGGCGGAGTCGCTGAGGGAGATGAAGGGAAGACTCAAGCACCGAGGTTCGGTGGAACTTGTCCCTCAGGACGAGGGGATGACTCAGTCGATGTCGAATGGGACGGAGTCGGCGAGAAAGGTGGAGCTGAACTCTAAAGAGGGCCCCAAGGTGTCGCTGAGGGCGGCCAAAGAGGACTCAATTGTGCGGGATGACAGGAGGAAGAGCTGGAGTGTGGGTTACAGGAATGTTGAGAAGCGGGAGGTGGTGAACGGGGATGACAACTCCGGGTTCGCGAGCAGAAGGCGGTCTTACGTGGTGGAGCCAACGAGGAAGGAAGAGCTGAGGTCTGAAGAGGGTCCCAAGGTATCCCTACGGGCGGCTAAAGAAGACTCGGTTGTGCAAGATGACAGACGAAAGAGCTGGAGCATGGGCTGCAGGAATGTGGAGAAGCGGGAGGTGGTGAATGGGGAGGAGGACTCTGGGTTTGCGAACCGAAGACGGTCGTATGCCTTCGAGTTCTCCGACGATTCGAAACAAAGTCCCTCTTCTCCGGTGAAGAAGGATACGGACTGGCTACAACTTCAAAATGGGGAGAGGGAAGAGGTGGGGCACCGGATAATGCTGAAGGCGATAACTTCTGACACCAGTGACTTCGTCCAGAACCGAGTAAATGAGATGCTAAAGAAATGGAGTGCCCTGACAGGTGGAAGCTACGAGGGTGATTTGAACTACAGGAGGGCATCCTCTTCCTCCCCTATCATGAGGAGGCAAGAAGGCCGCTGGTCACCTGCAAAGAACTCCTCCACGACATGGCTTGATCACGGAGATGGTTCAAGGTCGGAGAATGGAGGAGATGTGGAAAGAAATGGCTTTTCCAGGCCAGCCACGACGATAAGTGGTGCCCGGACGACGCTTAGGTTGACTCATGCCAAAGGTCACTCCTCATTTGAGAAAGAGACGGTCAGCGGGACTTCAAGGCCTCTGGAGAAGGTACTTGCTATTATGGATGAGCTACCACCTTCTTCCTCAGGTCACCTTGTTGAAGACTATTCTTTCCCGCGAGGCCTCTCGCCTGTCGACTGGAGCGACGGGGACACCAGCGGCATCCTGTCGATCAAGGAGCCTCTGAACAAGCCTGAACTAACTACCCCTGCCACATCTGCTGGTATCTCAGTCACCTTCTCGAACTCAGATGGTGGTGACAGTCACAGTAGCACCAGTACTAGGCACCACTCGGTGACTCACCTGGAGAGCAAGGAGGTAGATGGGACTAGGACAGAAGGTGGCTTAAAGGTGCGGACTTCTAAAAAAGTGGAATTCAGCAAGACGGAGGTGCACTTTGCAGCCGAGTCTGGGCGATTTCACATCGTAGAAACTGCTGGAAAACCTCCACCAAGCAACAATTTCAGGCGGCGGAGGAGATCACCAACAGGAACCTTGAATGTTGACAGCAGTGCAGCAGGAGCGAGAGCAATGCTATTGGGTGGACCCTCGGCTCTCACAAATGGGATGCGTTTTGGAGATTCGCCTTATGAGAAAAGGCTTCTGGCTGGAACAGATGGAGCAGCTGATAGTATGCCAACCTCGGAGAATGAACGGGAGTTTGGTGTTGAAGTGTTGGAAGAGAAGCAGTTGACAACAAATGGAGATAACCACTATGAATATGGTTTCACATCCTCAAGAACATTTGAAGATTTGGAAACCAAGGAAGAGGAGACAAAGAGTAGTCTGGAAAAGATGCAAGATGTAGACATGACATCCTCTACAGTGAATTTTAGGCATATGATCTCAGAGGATACTACAGAGAAACCAAGAGGGATCCTAAGAGTTAATCCTGCTACAAGTAGTAATCCATCTTCCTGGAAGCCACTCTTAAAGATGGATGATGAATCAGATGACAGTTCAAAGCCTAAGTTTGGTGGAGTTCGCCTTCGTCCTGTTGTGTCTCCAGAACTGCACTCCCGAATAAACTTATCTAGTTTGGAGTCATCAGATTCTTCTCGAATTCTATCCACAGAGAAATCCCAGTCCAGTCCTCTATCTCCAGGACAAATGGAACTTCAAAAACTTCTCAAGTCCCTTCGACCTGTCTCTGTGACTCCATATGCTGACAACTTTCAGGAATCTAATGATGAACTGGGAACTCAAGTGGCCAATGGTGGTGGGATGGAGGTCCGGATAACTTCAGCAAGTCAAACAGCTGTGGCGAACTCAGTGATCATCGGTGGGGACACTTCCACTGAGGTTCTCACTCCACTTTCTGTTGCCCAGAGAGTGAGGGAAGTGGAGGAAAGGAGACAGAGGGAGTTGAGGGAAAAATTAACTGCCAATCAGAAGGCTCGAACACCTGGGCAGTTTTCCACAAGAGTGACTCTTGGGCCAGGGTCTTCTTCTGTTGTATCTGTGGAGCCGCAGGTGTTGTCCAATAAATCAATACCTCCCACATTAAACTCGAGTCCACCTTCTCCAAAGCTTACAGCCAAGATTTCAGCCCAAAGCAAAATTTCCAGGATTCAAACCTCTCCAG GGGACACCTCAGGATTCGCCAGTGACAACGTGCAGCATAATCTGTTCGACACCAAGGCTTCTACAGAGAATTGCTCCAGGAGCGAACACATTGAGGAGGCACCCAGAATCGCATGTATTGCTCTTGGTCCGCAAACAAGGACTAAAGGAGTCAGGGAGAGTAAGGAAGCTTTTACTACAAAGGAGGACCTGAGTACAGGGCCAACTCCCTCAGATGCTGGtcattgcaacaaaatattttctgctcTATGCGTGAGCAGGGATGATGAAGCTATCAGGACAAAGAATGTGAAGAATGAAGGGGTAAAATTATTCACTTCAACCGTAGAAAAGACTCCAGAAGATCCAAGTCACTTAAGGCACAGGGAATACAAGTCTGCATCGCCCTCGAAGCAAATGACCTCTTCATGGCCTGTTGGGAATTCTAAGATAACAAAGGAAGACACCAAAAGTCGATCTGAGAATTTATCTTCAAAGGATTCTTTCAAGTCAACTAGGAAAGTGAAGGAAGTGAATACTACCAGTGAGTCCCAGAAGAAGTCGCAATACTCCATCATGAGATCCCCTCCCCCTCAGACTAAGATTTTCTCTGGCTTGTTCGGGGGATCACCTGCTTATGAGAAGAGCGTGAAGGCGACTGAAGTAGCTGAGGGAATGGATCCCGGCTACTCCGTCAAACTTAATGTGATTGAGAAGCGCTCGGAGGAGGTGGGACCACACTCAAAGACTAGCAAGTCAGAACAGCCTCAGAGGAGATCAAGCTTGGAGGAGAAGAGCAAGAAAGTTGAGGTCACGAGATCCACCACAGTTGGTGGTAGTCAAGTCCCAAAGTCACCCAGGTTGACTGAAACATCTAGGCTGTCTCAGCTTAGGCAGTCTTCAACATCAACAACCACATCTGCCCGACCAGCAAGCCCTAGACTTTCGCCAGTCGTTGGGGACAGCGGAGGATCCCCATCCACTGGTAGGGCTGTAAGAAAGAGGGTTAGGAGGAGGGCCAGTGGGGGAGGAACCGATGCCATTGAGGACAAAAGAAGAGGCAGGAAGGCTAGCACTGGTGGGGAGGAAGTATCAGAAGAGTCGGCCATCCTCGCAGAACTGACTAGGGCTGCTGATGAGATCCTGCATGCTGTTAATGGATATTCGGATGACCCGACCAGCGATGAGGATGCTGCGAAAGCTAGTGCTGCTGCAGCGAGGAGCAAGAGGAGGACTGCTAGGGTGCAGCATTCGAAAAAGTCATCCTCTTCATCCTCCAATGCAGTGACTACAACAAAGGAGGTGGCAAAGAGTACGTCTTCTGCAGCCCAGAGGAGTACTCTCACGAGAACGAGGTCAGGGGGGAAGGAAAATGCAGCATCCCCAGCTAAGGAGAGATCTCAGGTGAAGGAGGTTGCCTCTTCTCATGAGGTGAAGGGAAGTGGGGCTAACGTGAAGGGGCAGAGCTCCACAGCAAATGCTGGTTCACCGTCTGGTTCTCCCCAAGTGAGCCTTTCCACTCGTGGGACTGCCTTGTCTTCTTCCTTCTCGGAGAAGGAGAAGGCTGGGAGGTCAAAACTGCAACAGCATCAAGGGAGTGGGTCACCTCGTACCAGAAGTGCCATGACCAGGGTTGAGCCAACAAACAGGGTTGCCGAGGTGAAGCTGATTGAGAAGCGACCACCGCTGCCACCTGGAGGCCAGAGAAGAGGCAAGGATGGACTCAAAGAAAG CAGAACAGAAGTTCATACCAGAACTTCTCATGGCAAAACCAAAAGTGCAGCAAGCAGCAACCTGTCGAATGGAGAGAGTGAAGTGAAAAAAAGTGAGACTAAGCGTACGATTAACATTGCCCGTGCCCTTGAGGCTGTGATGCCAGATCCTAGGAATAAGACGAGGAAAGTTGAGAAGAAGACTGATGAACACTCAAAGAAGGAGACTCAGGTCCTCCGGCCAGCATCACCTCAATTATCTCCCAGAATCTCACTGTCTCT ggaaaggaaaaaagttgCATCTAGTCGAGAAGGTGATAAAACTTCCAGGAGAGGAATTCCTACATGA